One window from the genome of Alnus glutinosa chromosome 13, dhAlnGlut1.1, whole genome shotgun sequence encodes:
- the LOC133854102 gene encoding protein HAIKU1-like: MDNSKNRHNDHLGVNKMGKNIRKSPLHQPNFANNPARQQPQPQVYNISKNDFRNIVQQLTGSPSHEPAPRPPNNLPKPPSMRLQKIRPPPLTPINRPHIPPPVPHPAAPPPMVYNNNYARPGQFGQLSPTPLQPLTPGDSSWANTAESPISAYMRYLQNSIMEPGSRGIQAQGQAQLQPQYPGQMYGQPHSTALLPNPRMPALPSPRMNGPTPPMPNLPSPQGNGPALLPSPTSQFLLPSPTGYFNLPSPRSPYPLFSPGMQFPPPLTPNFAFSPMAQSGILGPGPQPPLSPGLFPLSPSGFFPIPSPRWRDQ; the protein is encoded by the coding sequence ATGGATAACTCGAAGAATCGGCATAATGACCATTTGGGTGTGAATAAAATGGGGAAGAATATAAGGAAAAGTCCCTTGCACCAGCCAAATTTTGCAAATAATCCTGCTAGGCAGCAACCTCAGCCTCAGGTTTACAACATAAGCAAGAACGACTTTCGAAATATCGTTCAGCAGCTCACTGGTTCACCTTCTCATGAACCTGCACCTAGACCTCCCAACAACCTGCCTAAACCCCCGAGTATGAGGCTGCAGAAAATTCGGCCTCCCCCTTTAACGCCCATCAACCGACCTCACATACCCCCTCCAGTTCCGCACCCTGCAGCCCCTCCCCCAATGGTTTACAATAATAACTATGCCAGACCTGGTCAGTTTGGACAGCTATCACCCACGCCTTTGCAACCATTGACACCTGGGGACTCATCTTGGGCAAATACAGCCGAGTCTCCTATCTCGGCTTACATGCGTTACCTTCAAAATTCGATAATGGAGCCAGGTTCAAGAGGTATCCAAGCTCAAGGGCAGGCTCAACTACAACCGCAATATCCAGGTCAAATGTACGGTCAACCGCATTCAACTGCTTTACTTCCTAATCCTCGCATGCCTGCTCTCCCTTCCCCAAGAATGAATGGTCCTACCCCACCTATGCCTAATCTCCCTTCCCCACAAGGGAATGGTCCTGCCCTTTTACCCTCTCCAACTTCTCAGTTCCTCTTGCCATCCCCAACTGGTTACTTCAATTTGCCATCACCGCGATCGCCTTATCCATTGTTCTCGCCTGGGATGCAGTTTCCTCCACCTTTGACACCCAATTTTGCATTTTCACCCATGGCTCAATCAGGGATTTTAGGTCCAGGGCCCCAACCTCCACTTTCTCCAGGCCTATTTCCATTATCTCCTTCAGGTTTCTTCCCCATCCCAAGTCCAAGATGGAGGGACCAATAA
- the LOC133853677 gene encoding uncharacterized protein LOC133853677 codes for MENSNNMNATGTQESFMMNPPEQRQRTRGRLDIVTRRLKNRERQRRYRARKRLEAEIKKSCVTNESTLPQVELQQNGIHSPCMNRVHCKRDWKKDARRAHTPKDQEVIPNATVTLTSESQTSCLPSGIKAEPLLERECHSEISPSLVNSETHRTIVGRRDWKADARKKKC; via the coding sequence ATGGAGAACAGTAATAATATGAATGCCACTGGAACACAAGAAAGCTTTATGATGAATCCCCCTGAACAAAGACAACGCACTAGGGGCCGTCTTGACATTGTGACTCGTCGGCTGAAGAACCGAGAACGGCAACGTAGGTACAGGGCACGAAAGCGGCTTGAAGCAGAAATCAAGAAGTCTTGTGTTACAAATGAGTCAACTCTACCGCAAGTAGAACTGCAACAAAATGGAATACATAGCCCTTGTATGAACCGTGTGCATTGTAAACGTGATTGGAAAAAGGACGCGAGAAGGGCTCACACTCCTAAGGATCAAGAAGTCATACCTAATGCTACTGTAACGTTAACTAGTGAAAGTCAGACATCATGCTTGCCCTCTGGAATCAAGGCAGAGCCATTATTAGAAAGAGAATGCCATTCTGAGATATCTCCTAGCCTGGTCAATTCTGAAACACATAGAACTATAGTTGGTCGAAGAGACTGGAAAGCAGatgcaagaaagaaaaaatgctaG